The DNA segment AAATTATGCTGGATTGCAAAGATATGGCGCAGAGGTCGATCATGCTTCGCTTATTCGAACATGAAAACGGAATAATCCAATTTTATGGAACCCCTTCCGAATTTATTCCCGACATAAAAATCGAAAAGCCCGATATTATCGTGCTCTCGCGCTCGAACAGACATCTTAATGAAATCCAGGCGAGCTGGATTACTACCTCGGAATTGCAATTTGCCGATATAAATTACGTTCTGGACCGGACCATCGGTAATTTCCTTATTTTTTCCCGAAAAGCAAGTGATGGGCGGGGATCTGTTTTTCCGATAACTAACTGGCGGTCATCTCAATACGGAAAGTTCCGCGCTCTGAGCGCAACGAAATTTGAATTATAACTTATCCTTGTCTGTCTGCGGATAATTCCGCCGAATTGTCTATATGCCGGGGTGAAATTCTGCGCCTGTTGTGCCCGCCGGTAGCCATCCGATAGGCGTCTTCATAAAAGGGAGAGTGTCTTTGTCGCCATAGCAGCTAAATTGTGATTTTCGCTTCGAGTATCTTTCGTCGTAAATAGTTCATGAAATTCAAATTCCCGTTATGTATTATTTGTGGATTATTTACCATACTATTTGTCAGTCTCGGGCCTTCCTTGGTTACGGCTCGGGATTTGGGAGTGCCCATAAGTCTGCAATTCAGGATTTCCCTTCCCGGTGTCGAGGGACGGATCGATCATATGGCGATCGATAGCAGACATAGGCGCCTCTTTGTCGCCGCCCTCGGCAATAATTCCGTAGAAATTATTGATCTGGAAACCAAAAGTGATATCAAATCCTTAAAGGGTTTCAGGGAGCCTCAGGGCGTTTTGTACATAAATGAATTGGATAAATTGTTCGTGACCGAGGGGGGAAGCGGCCTGATACGGATTTTCCAGGGCGACCCTCTCACCATGGTTGATAGCATTTCTCTCGGAAGCGATGCCGATAATATTCGCTATGATTCCGCGGCCCGCAAGGTCTATGTCGGTTATGGCTCCGGCGGACTGGCCGTAATTGACCCGGTCACGGATCGCCTTCTATATAAAATATCTTTAAAGGGTCATCCCGAATCCTTTCAAATTGACCCCGCGGCGAACCTGGCCTATGTCAACATTCCCGATGCTTATGAAATTGCCGTCGTGAATCTAAATGACGGATCAATATTGAAACAATTGCGCAACCTGGCGGCCGATGGAAATTACCCTATGGCCCTTGACCCGGAGAATCATCAACTCCTGGTAGGTTTTCGCGACCCGCCGACTTTCGCGATCCTTGATTCTCAAAACGGCACCGCCATAGTCTCGATACCGATTGATCGTGATCCCGATGATATCTTTCTCGACTCGGAGAGTCATTTAGTATTTATTTCTTCAGGCGCCGGCGTGCTTCAAATCATGGATCAAATGACCGTGGCTGACGATTCTGCGCTGGTCAAGATTGCTACTGCGGCGGGAGCCAGAACTTGTTTCCTTGATCAATCGGGGGCCAGACTATTTATCGCCGTCCCGCACCGGGGACGACAATTGGCCGAAATCTGGGTCTATAAATTGACACGACCCTGACGGGGCATCGGGCCCAGCGCGGGCCCGATTCCTCCAACCCAGAGAGAATTGTCGTCGCGATTAAAATTATTTCCCGTGCCCCTTTCTCTGGCCGTTATTCCGATGTGCCTCTTTTGCTTGCCCGCGATTCTGGTCGGCGTTAATTCGCTGCGCCATCGGCCTTAGTTCCTGGCGCCGAATAACTTGCTGCTCTATGAAGTTGCGGTTCCGGTCGACCCGCTGGTTTATTTCCGGCGGAAGAATCATTCTGCGGAACTGGCCGGGTGCCTTATGCTTCTTCTCCATATTTATTCTTATCCGCGGTACCGGCTGGTCGATTCGGCGCTCAATGACTCTCACATCCGGGGCGCGTCGGGCAAAGGTCGGCCGTGATGTATTATTATGCTCGATTCGAGTTATGCGATAATTATAGACATTCTCGCGGGTGAAATTATCGTTTTTGACTATAACCCAATGATGCTCGGAATCACGGTCCCAGGGATTGCCCCAGCTTACCCGCGGCGGTGGCAACGGCGCCCAGCAGGTATAATCGCCATATGTTGTCCACTGTACTCGCGCCGGCGACCAGACATCTCCCGGTATCCAGTACCAGCCGCCGTCGGCATCATAATCCCAGTTGCCGTAGTGATAAACGATCCAACCGAACGGCTCATACGATACCCAGGTCCAGCCCGACGATGTCCATTCCCAGTTGCCATATTCGAACGGCTGCCAGTCCGGCGCCACCCAGGGCCGCCAGATTTGCCCGAATGGCGGATAATCTTCCCACTGGCCATATTGAGCCACAATACCGTAATCACCGGAATTATAGTCGACCTCCGCCCCGGCACTGCCGCCGGAAC comes from the Candidatus Zixiibacteriota bacterium genome and includes:
- a CDS encoding hypothetical protein (Evidence 5 : Unknown function) — protein: MKRLFFHSWKGIPAVLSAVLIGAFLIGGCAVYSSGGSAGAEVDYNSGDYGIVAQYGQWEDYPPFGQIWRPWVAPDWQPFEYGNWEWTSSGWTWVSYEPFGWIVYHYGNWDYDADGGWYWIPGDVWSPARVQWTTYGDYTCWAPLPPPRVSWGNPWDRDSEHHWVIVKNDNFTRENVYNYRITRIEHNNTSRPTFARRAPDVRVIERRIDQPVPRIRINMEKKHKAPGQFRRMILPPEINQRVDRNRNFIEQQVIRRQELRPMAQRINADQNRGQAKEAHRNNGQRKGHGK
- a CDS encoding conserved hypothetical protein (Evidence 4 : Unknown function but conserved in other organisms) produces the protein MKFKFPLCIICGLFTILFVSLGPSLVTARDLGVPISLQFRISLPGVEGRIDHMAIDSRHRRLFVAALGNNSVEIIDLETKSDIKSLKGFREPQGVLYINELDKLFVTEGGSGLIRIFQGDPLTMVDSISLGSDADNIRYDSAARKVYVGYGSGGLAVIDPVTDRLLYKISLKGHPESFQIDPAANLAYVNIPDAYEIAVVNLNDGSILKQLRNLAADGNYPMALDPENHQLLVGFRDPPTFAILDSQNGTAIVSIPIDRDPDDIFLDSESHLVFISSGAGVLQIMDQMTVADDSALVKIATAAGARTCFLDQSGARLFIAVPHRGRQLAEIWVYKLTRP